One Burkholderia sp. WP9 genomic window, CTGACAAGGCGCCGCCACTGCGTGCGTGGCTCGACATTCCCGCAATAGAAAAAGTCCGGTCTATCCACATGCAGCCTTATTTGCGCGGGCATCGTGAAGCGCGTGATGTCGACCACCGTGCTCCCGGAAATACGCCTCTTTCCTCGCGAGATCGATTCGCGGTCCGATGAGTTTTTCTTTCCAACCTGGCAGTCTGCCCCCGATCAGTTCCCACAGCAGCTGAACGTCCACGGGATAGTCATAACAGATGACTGGTCGCTGCTTAAGTCGAGAAAACTTAGACATCCAAGTCCGAGCCGCGTCGCATAGGGCTTTCCTGTCCATGATGAGTTCGGGATTTGCCCCCAGTTGCGGCAATACGTTTGCTTGGACAAAAGGGCTACACGCGGCACGATCGATCTCCGCCAACTCTCCGTAGAACTCCGGCCCGTCTTCTGCCACCATGGCAACGCTTAGAAGATGTGGCGTCAAAAGGTCCGAAAACTCAGTGTCGATATAGATTCGACGCTCCCACGGATGAATTGTATCCACGATAACAAAGTCTCCCAAATGTCACGCGGCGCCATTCTTCTTACGCAGCTTGCCGGTCGTGCCAAGGCGTACGCACGCTATACCGCTAAAATATTTCTGAAGCTGTCCCGAACTGAATAAACAACTACCGAGGGGAAGCCATCGGCCTGCAATCATCAGTTTAGTCGCCGGTGAGAGATCGTTCTATATGTTTATTGACCGGCTGCGCGCCAAGGCGCTCGAGCTATTTTTTCGCCCCAGTTCCGTCTGCGTCAACCATTGCGAAGAATCGCACCAAGTCGGGTAGAGCTTCGCACGATCTGATGCTGGGCGAAATCAGCGGTTAACTCCGCATTAGGCAAGCGCGACATCATCAGTTGGAACGATGGCCCGACGCGCGGACCGTGAGGCGGCGGTCCACCGCCAAGCAGTGCGGATTCGATCAGCATCATCAGATCACATATCTTCGCGCCCCTCAAAAGCGCTGACGACCCAACGACTCAATTCCTCTTTGGAGTGAACCCACACGTCAACACAACCGCTAAGCATTGGATTTTGGCCCCATGGCAATACCGTTCGGATGTCAGTTTTGTAGCCAACGACGAATGCACCGACTGCTTTGCCATAGCCCAACTCTATGCAAACACCCTCGTCTAAAGCGCGGCCGTCGAGAACGGCGACGATGACGTCCGCCTCCTCGAGTGCATTTGTGTCGTGTACAAAAACCTGCTGGCAGATGGCAGCGTCGTCACGATCGCTCCCCAGCCGCAGCGACTCGACGAGCGCCCCATCGCGCTGAGGTAAATAAACTCCGCCGGCCGTTTCAAGCAGAGTGCAAAGCTCCGTGTTAAGAAGGCGTTCCGCTGGGCTGAATAGAGGCGACGCTAGATAGAACTTCGGCCGGTGGGGCAGCGGCCTTGCAAATGGCTTGAAAAGAGACTTCTTCATATTTTTCAAAAAGAATGACCTCGAGGATGCGCTTGACCACTTCAGTGATCGTCATATGCGTCGTGTCGATGACGGTTACAGAACAGGATTCACTCCACAGGGAATTGACCTTCGCAATGTGAGAGCGAAGCTGATCCAACGAGTAACGCTTTTCTCTGACCTTTAGCCGTGGCTGGAGCACCGCGGGATCACACGTGAGCATGATCAAGTGTCCAGGGGCAATGCTTGTTACGTTGCCTCCGACGGGCACCATTGCAGTTACCAATTCCTCTGCGCGCTTACCTTTCGCTGATTCATCTGCGGAAAAATAAAGCGGATCGATCGGGCTGCGATCGATCAAGGATATACCTTGGCGCACCTCGCTGATACGGCGGTTCTTTTTTCTAAACTGCAGGTTAATCCATTTGTCCACGTCTGCGCGCTGCTCGTCCGTCAGCTCTTCCTGCGGAATTACAAGCAAAGGGTTCTTACGGTCGACCCACTCGTCGAAGCTATCAAGGCAACGGATGTATTCCAACATCGTCGACTTTCCTGCCCCTACGGGGCCCGTCAAATAGTACCGAAAGCGTGTGCGAACGCCGTCTTGCTCGTCGTCGCACCGAGCGTTAAATACCTCCGAGTCAGCGACAAGCAATTTGGAAAATTCCCGCATCTCCGAAGTCGTGAAAAACAACGTTACCAAGTTATACAACGAAAAATTAGCTTCACTAAGTGCTTGCTGGTATTC contains:
- a CDS encoding nucleoside 2-deoxyribosyltransferase, whose amino-acid sequence is MKKSLFKPFARPLPHRPKFYLASPLFSPAERLLNTELCTLLETAGGVYLPQRDGALVESLRLGSDRDDAAICQQVFVHDTNALEEADVIVAVLDGRALDEGVCIELGYGKAVGAFVVGYKTDIRTVLPWGQNPMLSGCVDVWVHSKEELSRWVVSAFEGREDM